The following coding sequences lie in one Cupriavidus sp. WKF15 genomic window:
- a CDS encoding D-serine ammonia-lyase: MATLPLTGDLLARLQSRQPLLWLNPRLGQPLPASAPSTEGIASAESRLARCAPLMATLFPELASCHGQVESQLMPATALQHAIAGNDGAEGAWFIKRDDELPIAGSIKARGGFHEVLAIAESIAIEHGVLDLDGDRRVLATAAARALFSQYSVTVGSTGNLGLSIGVMAAALGFDAVVHMSADAKAWKKDRLRKRGVRVVEHEGDYAEAVAAGREQALAAPRCHFVDDERSAMLFFGYAAAARHLARQLAEAGRVVDAAHPLFVYLPCGVGGAPGGITYGLKALFGEHVHCFFAEPVASPCVLVQLASGAQAPVSVYDIGLDNRTDADGLAVGQASHLISPLMASQLAGVFTVADDQLYVQLLALKTSMGVEVEPSAAAGIGGPGWLSGSPEGQAYVRDHGLNMHDATHVIWATGGSLVPPEELRRFQDYAATLAGHVCGAMQQAA, from the coding sequence ATGGCCACTCTACCGCTCACAGGCGATCTATTAGCAAGACTTCAATCGAGACAGCCGCTGCTTTGGCTGAATCCGAGGCTGGGGCAACCCCTGCCAGCTTCTGCCCCATCGACGGAAGGGATCGCATCGGCCGAGTCGCGTCTTGCGCGCTGTGCACCGCTCATGGCGACGCTGTTTCCCGAACTGGCGTCATGCCACGGGCAAGTTGAATCGCAACTGATGCCTGCCACCGCACTCCAGCATGCGATCGCCGGCAACGATGGCGCCGAGGGCGCCTGGTTCATCAAGCGGGACGACGAACTGCCGATTGCCGGTTCCATCAAGGCTCGTGGCGGCTTTCATGAAGTGCTGGCGATTGCCGAATCCATCGCGATCGAGCACGGTGTCCTCGACCTGGACGGTGATCGCCGCGTGCTGGCGACGGCGGCGGCGCGCGCGCTGTTCTCGCAATACTCGGTGACGGTCGGCAGCACCGGCAACCTTGGCCTGAGCATCGGCGTGATGGCGGCTGCTCTCGGGTTCGATGCGGTTGTGCATATGTCCGCCGACGCCAAGGCGTGGAAGAAGGACCGCCTGCGCAAACGCGGCGTACGCGTCGTGGAACATGAAGGCGACTACGCCGAAGCCGTGGCAGCGGGCCGGGAGCAGGCGCTGGCAGCGCCGCGCTGCCATTTTGTCGATGACGAGCGCTCCGCCATGCTCTTCTTCGGATACGCTGCCGCGGCACGCCACCTGGCGCGCCAACTGGCCGAAGCCGGCCGCGTCGTGGATGCCGCGCATCCGCTCTTCGTCTATCTGCCCTGCGGTGTCGGCGGCGCACCCGGTGGTATCACTTACGGGCTCAAGGCCCTGTTCGGCGAACATGTGCACTGCTTTTTCGCCGAGCCCGTGGCCTCGCCGTGCGTACTGGTGCAGTTGGCCTCAGGTGCGCAAGCTCCCGTATCCGTCTACGACATCGGCCTGGATAACCGGACCGACGCCGATGGCCTCGCCGTCGGCCAGGCATCCCATCTGATCAGCCCGTTGATGGCTTCCCAACTCGCCGGCGTGTTCACCGTCGCCGACGATCAGCTCTACGTTCAGTTGCTCGCGCTCAAGACGTCGATGGGCGTGGAAGTGGAGCCGTCAGCGGCCGCCGGCATCGGAGGCCCGGGCTGGCTGAGCGGCTCGCCGGAGGGCCAGGCGTATGTGCGCGATCACGGATTGAACATGCACGACGCCACGCATGTGATCTGGGCCACCGGCGGCTCGCTCGTTCCGCCCGAGGAGCTTCGGCGGTTCCAGGATTACGCCGCGACGTTGGCCGGCCATGTGTGTGGCGCGATGCAACAGGCAGCCTGA
- a CDS encoding PAAR domain-containing protein, translating to MLNGAGYGLNRNQDSSSSKLYRPLRQVKLTKRILKRRGLVMVTRTYLIRGDIASNGAVIVGGSDSFFWHNEPVAREGDAVYCPACKQEAFIVCVGPRLLFTDLGKQVALSGDVCTCGCQPPPIFHASRAFTMTMTAGDAAERRAVVRGGFAATVQSLHSHGAASHDQRIQLLDEISGQPLMNWRYRVTGENGQHEGRTDSEGFTTRVFADRAMTVRLEVFGEER from the coding sequence ATGCTCAACGGAGCCGGATATGGCCTCAATCGGAATCAAGATTCTTCATCTAGCAAGCTCTACAGACCTTTGCGTCAGGTCAAGCTCACAAAGCGCATCCTCAAGCGCCGAGGTCTCGTTATGGTGACCCGGACCTATCTGATCAGAGGCGACATCGCCAGCAACGGAGCTGTCATTGTGGGCGGCAGTGACTCCTTCTTTTGGCACAACGAGCCTGTTGCCCGGGAAGGCGACGCCGTCTACTGCCCTGCTTGCAAGCAAGAAGCCTTCATTGTCTGTGTCGGGCCACGCCTGCTTTTCACGGACCTGGGCAAGCAAGTCGCACTCAGCGGTGACGTCTGTACCTGCGGCTGCCAGCCGCCACCGATCTTCCATGCCTCCCGGGCGTTCACCATGACCATGACTGCTGGTGATGCTGCGGAACGCCGTGCTGTCGTGCGCGGCGGCTTTGCAGCAACCGTGCAATCGCTGCATTCACACGGAGCCGCCAGTCATGATCAACGCATCCAGTTGCTGGACGAAATCAGCGGCCAACCCTTGATGAACTGGCGGTATCGCGTGACTGGCGAGAACGGTCAGCATGAGGGTCGTACCGACAGCGAAGGTTTCACCACGCGAGTGTTCGCCGATCGCGCGATGACGGTTCGGCTTGAGGTCTTTGGGGAGGAGAGATAG
- a CDS encoding thioesterase domain-containing protein produces MQPLKTINVRLTPVSDTEPVKVYLLRPRGTLYWGGAGLDGGYIPLTAKAFQASGIRSFNVGLTNTATRTVLGERGMLVDAIRAGLTIRYEDNAEWVITSGMSADAAQFNLIGYSYGSLLAAQTANYYAKQGHTVDHLVLIGSPIDGTFLDKLRKLPHIRKVIVIDLTEHRDPIYAGMSQAALIAAAPTLASQMSAGTGEGHFYYAHVVPDLPRRLQKLADRVAADGVR; encoded by the coding sequence ATGCAACCACTCAAGACAATCAACGTCCGGTTGACCCCGGTCTCGGATACGGAGCCCGTCAAGGTTTATTTGCTGCGGCCGCGGGGAACCTTGTATTGGGGTGGTGCTGGGCTGGATGGTGGCTACATCCCCCTCACCGCAAAGGCGTTCCAGGCGTCAGGCATACGATCGTTCAATGTGGGCCTGACCAACACGGCAACACGGACGGTCCTCGGCGAGCGTGGAATGTTGGTCGACGCCATTCGTGCCGGACTCACGATCCGTTATGAGGACAATGCGGAATGGGTCATCACCTCTGGCATGTCAGCCGACGCGGCGCAGTTCAATCTGATCGGGTACTCCTATGGGTCGTTGCTTGCAGCGCAGACCGCAAACTACTACGCCAAGCAGGGGCATACTGTTGACCATCTGGTACTGATCGGCTCGCCGATCGATGGGACATTCCTGGATAAGCTGCGGAAGCTTCCTCACATTCGCAAAGTCATTGTGATCGACTTGACTGAACACAGAGACCCGATTTACGCGGGCATGTCGCAAGCCGCGCTGATTGCGGCAGCACCAACACTTGCGAGCCAGATGTCCGCCGGGACTGGTGAAGGCCATTTCTACTATGCACACGTGGTGCCCGATTTGCCGCGTCGGCTGCAGAAGCTGGCGGATCGAGTCGCAGCTGATGGAGTGAGGTAA
- a CDS encoding NYN domain-containing protein, which yields MSAPPLVAESRVAVLVDCDNTTPDILDYALRVVAQFGRVVLRRGYGNQSTLGKTWQEALVRQAFTPCLQYQYAAGKNTADIALALDALEAMFDHRADKFCLVTSDSDFAYLCRKLRERGATVCIVGEAKTPEALRNASDQFFEWTPAPAAIPETVGGASVQTKPAPPKQPQVKRRPRFVVEAISLLAANTSEGRVHLGALGQYLKRTDPSFSPASYGHSGLVDMLKTYDLLALKRETGGHYTVGLAEMGLSDTNAAAAPALAAGN from the coding sequence ATGAGCGCACCTCCCCTCGTTGCCGAATCTCGTGTTGCCGTACTTGTCGACTGCGATAACACGACGCCGGACATACTGGACTACGCCCTTCGCGTTGTGGCCCAGTTTGGACGCGTGGTGCTCCGGCGCGGCTATGGCAATCAAAGCACGCTCGGAAAGACGTGGCAAGAAGCGCTGGTTCGGCAGGCCTTTACGCCCTGCCTTCAGTATCAATACGCGGCGGGAAAGAACACCGCCGACATTGCGCTTGCGCTGGATGCGCTGGAAGCCATGTTCGATCACCGGGCTGACAAGTTCTGCCTGGTAACCAGCGACTCTGATTTTGCCTATCTCTGCCGTAAGCTCCGAGAGCGTGGCGCGACGGTTTGCATCGTTGGAGAAGCTAAGACGCCGGAAGCGCTGCGCAATGCCAGCGACCAGTTCTTCGAGTGGACACCGGCCCCCGCAGCGATTCCCGAGACGGTCGGGGGTGCTTCCGTCCAGACGAAGCCAGCTCCGCCAAAGCAGCCTCAAGTCAAACGACGGCCCAGGTTCGTGGTCGAAGCCATCAGCTTGCTTGCCGCCAACACCTCCGAGGGCCGCGTGCATCTCGGTGCTCTGGGCCAGTATCTCAAGCGTACCGACCCCAGCTTCTCGCCCGCCAGCTATGGACATTCGGGCCTGGTGGACATGCTGAAGACCTATGACCTTCTCGCCCTGAAGAGAGAGACCGGCGGTCATTACACCGTAGGACTGGCCGAAATGGGATTGAGCGACACGAACGCCGCTGCCGCGCCTGCGTTGGCAGCCGGCAACTAG
- a CDS encoding M81 family metallopeptidase yields the protein MTSDQLPVRLAVAGLIHETNTYAAEFAGMTPLRAFEQYRGDEILAAFDKSNHQVGGFIEGARRTGATLIPTYVGQATPSGTIEAGAYAAMKQDILEGIRAALPADGVLLALHGAGVADGTEDVEGDLALAVRALVGPGVPIAAVYDLHGNMTDAMRDACDLTLPCKLYPHTDFHDRGVEAVALLLEMIRGGLTPVTAMRRLPMLPYIVTTQDGFIPAEVNDVCRKLAAQPGVIDCSWFHGFPYADIAAPCPAVVCTTTGDAALAQRCVDEVAQWIWSHREAFRPTFPTPAQGVALALSAAEGPVVVNEYADNPGGGTPGDGTHLLRALLDANPPAGTCCFASINDAAVVAQAQHAGVGATIRVSLGGKQGRFQGASIEADAYVKCITDGRFVNRPGAMFEGVRFDLGVMCRLIINGVDVIVASRAEQIFDVEPFVLHGLDVTGYKLVAIKGANHFRAGYRSVATVKA from the coding sequence GTGACTTCAGACCAATTGCCCGTCCGTCTGGCCGTTGCCGGACTCATCCACGAGACCAACACGTACGCCGCCGAATTCGCGGGCATGACGCCGCTGCGCGCGTTCGAGCAGTATCGGGGCGACGAAATCCTGGCGGCGTTCGACAAATCGAATCATCAGGTGGGCGGCTTTATCGAAGGCGCGCGCAGGACCGGCGCCACGCTCATTCCCACCTATGTCGGGCAGGCGACGCCCTCGGGCACGATCGAAGCCGGCGCGTATGCCGCCATGAAGCAAGACATCCTCGAAGGCATTCGCGCTGCGCTGCCGGCTGACGGCGTGCTGCTGGCCCTGCATGGCGCCGGTGTCGCCGACGGCACTGAAGACGTCGAAGGCGATCTGGCGCTTGCCGTTCGTGCGCTGGTCGGGCCGGGTGTCCCGATTGCCGCGGTCTACGATTTGCACGGCAACATGACGGACGCGATGCGCGACGCTTGCGACCTGACGTTGCCGTGCAAGCTGTATCCGCATACCGACTTCCATGACCGGGGCGTCGAAGCCGTCGCGCTGCTGCTTGAGATGATTCGGGGCGGGCTCACACCGGTCACCGCAATGCGACGCCTGCCGATGCTGCCGTACATCGTGACGACACAAGACGGGTTCATCCCGGCGGAAGTCAACGACGTTTGCCGGAAGCTGGCCGCACAGCCCGGCGTCATCGACTGCTCGTGGTTCCACGGCTTCCCCTACGCGGATATCGCGGCCCCCTGCCCGGCGGTCGTGTGCACCACAACCGGAGACGCCGCGCTTGCGCAGCGTTGCGTCGACGAAGTCGCGCAATGGATCTGGTCGCATCGCGAGGCGTTCCGTCCGACGTTTCCGACCCCCGCACAGGGCGTCGCCCTTGCCCTGTCGGCGGCAGAGGGGCCTGTCGTTGTCAACGAGTACGCAGACAACCCGGGCGGCGGCACACCCGGAGACGGCACGCATCTGCTTCGCGCGTTACTGGACGCCAATCCGCCCGCCGGCACGTGCTGTTTCGCGTCGATCAACGATGCTGCCGTGGTTGCACAAGCACAGCATGCAGGCGTCGGGGCCACGATCAGGGTCTCACTGGGCGGCAAGCAAGGCCGCTTCCAGGGCGCGTCGATCGAGGCCGATGCCTATGTGAAATGCATTACGGACGGTCGTTTCGTGAATCGCCCTGGGGCGATGTTTGAAGGGGTTCGCTTTGACCTGGGGGTGATGTGTCGCCTCATCATCAACGGTGTCGATGTCATCGTGGCTTCGCGTGCCGAGCAGATCTTTGATGTCGAGCCGTTTGTGCTGCATGGGCTGGATGTCACCGGGTACAAGCTGGTTGCGATCAAGGGCGCTAACCACTTCCGCGCCGGATATCGGTCCGTGGCGACAGTGAAGGCTTGA